A genome region from Chloroflexota bacterium includes the following:
- the tsf gene encoding translation elongation factor Ts, which translates to MELSVATIKELRERTGAGIMDCKRALEETAGDLAQAEDLLTQQGIASASKKAARSTEEGIVESYIHSGGRIGVLLEVNCETDFVARTDDFKELAHDIAMQVAAMAPSYVSGDDVPDGEDAESAETVLMHQPFIKDPSKSIQDLVNEGIGKLGENIRVRRFSRFSLGE; encoded by the coding sequence TTGGAACTCAGTGTAGCGACAATCAAAGAACTTAGGGAACGCACGGGCGCGGGCATTATGGACTGCAAGCGTGCGCTAGAAGAGACCGCAGGCGACTTGGCGCAGGCAGAAGACTTGCTTACGCAGCAGGGCATCGCCAGCGCGTCCAAAAAGGCTGCGCGCTCGACCGAAGAGGGTATCGTCGAGTCCTATATCCACAGCGGCGGACGCATCGGCGTGCTACTCGAGGTGAACTGCGAGACGGACTTCGTGGCGCGCACCGACGACTTCAAGGAACTCGCGCATGACATAGCGATGCAGGTCGCCGCGATGGCGCCTTCCTATGTCAGCGGCGACGATGTGCCGGACGGCGAAGACGCCGAAAGCGCGGAGACCGTGCTGATGCACCAGCCCTTCATCAAGGACCCGTCCAAGTCCATCCAAGACCTGGTCAACGAGGGCATCGGCAAGCTGGGCGAGAACATCCGCGTGCGCAGGTTTAGCAGATTCTCGCTGGGAGAGTGA
- a CDS encoding ribosome recycling factor gives MATAEDVLLETDDRMQKSVDALKRELNTIRTGRASPALVETLTVEYYGIPTPMNQLASISVPEARVLMIQPWDKQSIKDVERSILMSDLGLTPNNDGTAIRLNLPVLTEERRRELVRLVGRKVEDGLVSIRNIRRDSLGEFRAMERNKEISQDESRYMQEELQEITNAFSSQMQEMKQEKEAEVMEV, from the coding sequence ATGGCTACGGCTGAAGATGTGCTGTTGGAAACCGACGATAGGATGCAGAAGTCTGTTGACGCTTTGAAGCGCGAGCTGAATACTATCCGCACAGGCCGCGCATCACCCGCCTTGGTCGAGACGCTCACCGTCGAATACTACGGCATCCCCACACCTATGAACCAGTTGGCATCCATATCCGTGCCGGAAGCGCGCGTGCTGATGATACAGCCGTGGGACAAGCAGTCCATCAAGGATGTCGAGCGCAGCATCCTGATGTCTGACCTCGGGCTGACTCCGAACAACGACGGCACCGCCATTCGGCTCAACCTGCCCGTATTGACCGAGGAGCGCCGCAGGGAACTCGTGCGGCTTGTCGGGCGCAAGGTGGAAGACGGCTTGGTGTCGATCCGCAACATTCGCCGCGACAGCTTGGGCGAGTTTCGAGCGATGGAGCGCAACAAAGAGATTTCCCAAGACGAAAGCCGCTACATGCAGGAGGAACTGCAGGAAATCACCAACGCCTTCTCCAGCCAAATGCAAGAAATGAAGCAGGAGAAGGAAGCAGAGGTTATGGAGGTATGA
- the uppS gene encoding di-trans,poly-cis-decaprenylcistransferase encodes MATQVEPNTAADLSACSRTPEPPPLHVAIIMDGNGRWASQRGMSRSEGHRAGTENIRRIIQAFIKRGVQYLTLYAFSTENWNRPSAEVQALLAIVNEVIRSEVDELHRGGIRLRHIGRLDRLPPEMRRSICESVELTKHNSRMTVCVAFDYGGRAEIVQAVRSMIADGVRAEDVSEGLLRQYMYDGEMPDPDLIIRTSGEQRLSNFLIWQAAYAEYYTTPVLWPDFDESEVDNALDAYAGRKRRFGEVR; translated from the coding sequence ATGGCCACACAAGTGGAACCGAACACCGCTGCCGACCTGTCCGCATGCTCACGGACGCCGGAGCCGCCTCCTCTCCATGTCGCGATCATAATGGACGGCAACGGGCGCTGGGCGTCCCAACGTGGCATGAGCCGCAGCGAAGGACACCGCGCCGGCACCGAGAACATCCGCCGCATTATCCAGGCATTCATCAAGCGCGGCGTACAATACCTGACGCTGTACGCATTTTCCACCGAGAACTGGAATCGACCGAGCGCAGAAGTGCAGGCGTTGCTCGCGATTGTCAACGAAGTCATTCGCAGCGAGGTCGATGAGCTGCACCGCGGCGGCATTCGGCTGCGGCACATTGGCAGGCTCGACCGCTTGCCGCCGGAAATGCGCCGCTCTATCTGCGAAAGCGTCGAGCTAACCAAGCACAACTCCCGTATGACGGTGTGCGTCGCCTTCGACTACGGCGGCAGGGCGGAGATTGTGCAAGCCGTGCGCTCCATGATTGCCGACGGCGTGCGCGCGGAGGATGTCAGCGAGGGCTTGCTGCGGCAGTACATGTACGACGGCGAGATGCCGGACCCCGACCTTATCATTCGCACATCAGGCGAGCAGCGGCTGAGCAACTTCCTCATCTGGCAAGCCGCGTACGCCGAGTACTACACGACGCCGGTGCTCTGGCCCGATTTCGACGAATCCGAAGTTGATAATGCGCTCGACGCCTATGCCGGGCGCAAGCGGCGTTTCGGCGAAGTGCGCTAG
- a CDS encoding UMP kinase, with product MRRASANFQRVLLKLSGESFTGERGYGTDSGAVAYMAQQIRNICELGVQIGIVVGGGNILRGWEAESEGMDRSTADYAGMLATIINALALQDALERHHGLEVRTQSAITVQQIAEPYIRRRAIRHLEKGRVVIFAGGTGNPFMTTDTAAALRSIEIEAKVLLMAKNNVDGIYESDPNLFPGAAKIDFITHQEALERRLRVMDATALSLCMDNDLPIIVFDLFETGSIEKIIAGDRLGSVVASDPPP from the coding sequence TTGCGGCGTGCCAGCGCGAATTTCCAGCGTGTGCTGCTTAAGCTGAGTGGCGAATCGTTCACCGGCGAACGCGGCTATGGTACCGATTCCGGCGCCGTAGCCTACATGGCGCAGCAGATACGGAACATATGCGAACTGGGCGTGCAAATTGGCATCGTCGTAGGTGGCGGCAACATTCTCAGAGGCTGGGAAGCCGAGTCCGAAGGTATGGACCGCTCGACCGCAGACTACGCGGGCATGCTGGCGACCATAATCAACGCACTTGCATTACAGGACGCCCTTGAACGGCATCACGGACTTGAGGTTCGGACGCAGAGCGCCATCACAGTTCAGCAGATTGCAGAGCCGTACATCCGGCGGCGCGCCATTCGCCACTTGGAAAAAGGGCGTGTGGTAATCTTCGCCGGCGGCACCGGCAATCCGTTTATGACGACGGACACTGCTGCCGCGCTTCGCTCAATCGAGATCGAAGCCAAAGTGCTGCTGATGGCAAAGAACAACGTCGATGGCATCTACGAATCCGACCCCAACCTATTTCCCGGCGCGGCGAAGATCGATTTCATCACGCATCAGGAAGCATTGGAGCGGCGGCTTCGTGTGATGGACGCGACCGCGCTGTCGCTGTGCATGGACAACGACCTGCCGATAATCGTGTTCGACCTGTTCGAGACCGGAAGCATAGAGAAGATAATCGCGGGCGACAGGCTAGGATCGGTGGTGGCGTCAGACCCACCACCCTAA